Proteins co-encoded in one Lucilia cuprina isolate Lc7/37 chromosome X, ASM2204524v1, whole genome shotgun sequence genomic window:
- the LOC124418537 gene encoding secreted RxLR effector protein 161-like: MLSQFCQDPHKQHWTAAIYIVRYLNTTKKFKIVYRKDSLPLVGYVDANWATDINDRKSQTDFCFSLAGGAISWESRKQRVVATSSAESEYIALAEASKEAYYLRYLLSELEYLNDNATIVYIDSQSAQQMAKFGGHHSRTKHIDYKYHFIRQAVEDKIIDVQYKPTSEMVAHVLTKPLPNIKHNFCISSMGIQVTI, translated from the coding sequence ATGTTGTCGCAATTCTGCCAGGATCCACATAAACAACACTGGACTGCTGCAATATACATTGTTAGATATTTGAATACgacaaagaaatttaaaatagtttatcgCAAAGATAGTTTACCATTAGTTGGTTATGTTGACGCAAATTGGGCCACAGACATTAACGACAGAAAATCTCAAACTGATTTTTGTTTCTCCCTAGCAGGTGGTGCCATTTCATGGGAATCAAGAAAACAACGTGTTGTAGCAACCTCTAGCGCTGAGTCGGAATATATCGCTCTTGCAGAAGCATCTAAAGAAGCTTACTACTTGAGATATCTACTAAGTGAATTGGAGTACTTAAATGATAATGCAACTATAGTATACATTGACTCCCAAAGTGCGCAACAAATGGCCAAATTTGGAGGCCATCATTCAAGGACCAAACATATAGATTATAAATACCATTTTATACGCCAAGCTGTTGAAGACAAAATAATAGATGTCCAATATAAGCCGACTTCCGAGATGGTGGCACACGTTTTAACAAAACCACTACCcaacattaaacataatttttgcaTTTCATCAATGGGTATTCAAGTAACCATTTAA
- the LOC124418542 gene encoding uncharacterized protein LOC124418542, translating to MSQEEGKSATSAPPAEGEDKAAPSKSLPILASPAIESISAIRFSTSDPELWFTQIDGLLHVNRITSDLSKYYTIITALDPNTLHQIADVAKNPPASGKYDKLKKELIARFGETKERQLLKLVTGLDLSGRRPSQLLREVRNLAGANVSDDALTTLWMQRMPDNVRCIISVCKGQSLENLSEIADRVIDNSSSTHHVMSTSSSTDKSFCDAIGPSKIITLEARISALETAINQVIQKLSDISVNANMNNNRPSRNRSRSQSQRQKQKVCYYHIKFGASSRKCHKVVDIMSTTL from the coding sequence ATGTCTCAGGAGGAAGGTAAAAGTGCCACTAGTGCACCACCAGCAGAAGGCGAAGACAAAGCAGCACCATCAAAATCATTACCGATTTTAGCATCACCAGCTATAGAATCCATTAGTGCCATACGTTTTTCGACAAGTGACCCGGAATTATGGTTTACACAAATTGATGGACTTTTGCACGTCAACCGTATTACATCCGACCTGTCAAAATATTACACGATTATTACTGCATTAGATCCAAACACCCTTCATCAAATAGCTGATGTGGCAAAGAATCCGCCAGCATCTGGTAAATACGACAAGTTGAAAAAGGAATTAATAGCTCGTTTTGGTGAAACAAAGGAGAGACAACTTCTGAAACTAGTCACTGGCTTAGATCTCTCCGGCAGACGGCCTAGTCAATTACTACGTGAGGTGAGAAATTTGGCAGGCGCAAACGTATCGGACGATGCTTTGACAACATTATGGATGCAACGCATGCCGGACAATGTACGATGCATTATTTCTGTGTGCAAAGGTCAAAGCTTGGAAAATTTGTCCGAAATTGCAGACAGAGTAATTGATAACTCTTCGTCCACTCATCACGTAatgtcaacatcatcatcaacggACAAATCATTTTGTGATGCAATTGGTCCatcaaaaattattactttgGAAGCAAGAATTTCAGCTCTTGAGACGGCAATAAATCAGGTGATTCAAAAATTAAGTGACATCTCAGTGAATGCAAACATGAACAACAATAGACCAAGCCGAAACCGATCTCGAAGTCAAAGTcaacgacaaaaacaaaaagtttgttactaccacataaaatttggtgcatCATCACGTAAATGTCACAAGGTTGTTGACATTATGTCAACAACCTTGTGA